A window from Lentisphaera araneosa HTCC2155 encodes these proteins:
- a CDS encoding sulfatase, whose amino-acid sequence MNRLPYVLLFLTCGLFAAERPNVLFIICDDLNDYVSAYESHPQVRTPHLKDFAKSAVTFKRAYSNNPVCAPSRASLFTGVYPHDSGNLFWNKWYEQKTLKHNKTIMELFRENGYNVIGTGKLLHHEQKQLYTEFKNKANYGPYWLKDGKTVAHPDVPQPFAEIGAIDGSYGSIESAISKQTKNEHWFSGDWRFIKTPFNFEGPNRDLTPDELNAKWVSERIEKLDRSGSDQAFFLSVGFVRPHTPLHVAQKYFDMFPIDQIQLPEILENDADDTHYTDLFDADKKGLMYFDLLKKSYPNWQEGIKAFTQAYLASIAAVDENIGRVIKTLDESRFKDNTIVIFTSDHGWNMGEKDYLFKNSPWEESGRVPFIVRAPQIAKAGSKAEHPVSLIDIYPSLVDLCGLEGDNRKNERGAKLGGFSIRPFLEEPKSMDWDGPKGALTMIYAGAHTGMDPDLQHWTWRTKDFRYIRYNNGMEELYDHSKDPRELTNLAKNPEYAQIKEGLKQDLISFGQFDFSKPVKSPMKKAAVKNEKSPMENKDGEYWKKNYFKNNPDADTNKDGELSWKELNDHKKAR is encoded by the coding sequence ATGAATCGCTTACCCTACGTATTACTTTTCCTCACTTGTGGGCTTTTTGCCGCTGAACGTCCCAATGTACTCTTCATCATTTGTGATGATTTAAATGATTACGTATCGGCTTATGAGAGTCATCCGCAAGTTAGAACGCCTCACTTAAAAGATTTTGCGAAAAGCGCCGTCACCTTTAAAAGAGCCTACTCGAACAATCCCGTTTGTGCCCCTTCGCGTGCAAGTTTATTTACCGGTGTTTACCCCCACGATTCTGGAAATTTATTTTGGAATAAGTGGTATGAACAAAAGACCTTGAAGCATAACAAAACGATAATGGAGCTCTTTCGCGAGAATGGCTATAATGTCATTGGAACGGGCAAGCTTTTACACCATGAACAAAAGCAGCTCTATACCGAGTTTAAAAATAAAGCAAACTATGGTCCTTATTGGTTAAAAGATGGGAAAACCGTGGCGCATCCCGATGTTCCTCAGCCCTTCGCCGAAATTGGCGCAATTGATGGCTCTTATGGCTCGATTGAGAGTGCGATTTCCAAACAAACAAAAAATGAGCATTGGTTTTCGGGTGATTGGAGATTTATCAAGACACCTTTTAATTTCGAAGGACCCAATCGCGATTTAACGCCCGATGAACTCAATGCGAAATGGGTATCCGAGCGCATTGAAAAATTGGATCGCAGTGGCAGTGATCAAGCTTTTTTCCTGTCTGTAGGTTTTGTACGCCCGCATACACCTTTGCATGTTGCGCAAAAATACTTTGATATGTTCCCCATCGATCAAATTCAACTTCCCGAGATTTTGGAAAATGATGCCGATGATACTCATTACACCGACCTTTTTGATGCTGATAAAAAGGGCTTGATGTATTTTGATTTATTGAAAAAATCCTATCCTAATTGGCAGGAGGGGATCAAAGCTTTTACCCAGGCTTATTTAGCGAGTATCGCAGCAGTGGATGAAAATATTGGGCGAGTCATTAAAACTCTTGATGAAAGTCGTTTTAAAGATAATACGATCGTTATTTTCACTTCTGATCACGGCTGGAATATGGGAGAAAAAGATTACCTCTTTAAGAACTCACCTTGGGAAGAGAGCGGGCGAGTACCCTTTATTGTGCGAGCTCCGCAAATCGCAAAAGCAGGTAGCAAAGCCGAACACCCCGTTTCTCTCATCGACATCTACCCCAGCTTGGTAGACCTCTGTGGACTCGAAGGTGATAATCGCAAAAATGAGCGTGGCGCCAAGTTAGGTGGTTTTAGTATTCGTCCCTTTTTAGAAGAGCCCAAAAGTATGGACTGGGATGGTCCCAAGGGAGCGCTGACCATGATTTACGCTGGGGCGCACACGGGTATGGATCCCGATTTACAGCATTGGACCTGGCGCACCAAGGATTTTCGCTACATTCGCTATAATAATGGCATGGAAGAACTCTATGATCATAGCAAAGATCCCCGTGAGCTCACTAACCTTGCGAAAAACCCTGAATACGCTCAAATCAAAGAGGGGCTCAAACAGGATCTCATCAGCTTTGGTCAGTTTGATTTTAGCAAGCCTGTTAAGAGCCCCATGAAAAAAGCTGCAGTTAAAAATGAGAAGTCACCTATGGAAAACAAGGATGGTGAGTACTGGAAAAAGAACTACTTCAAGAATAACCCTGATGCCGATACCAACAAAGACGGGGAACTCAGCTGGAAAGAACTCAATGATCATAAGAAAGCTAGGTAA
- a CDS encoding RNA polymerase sigma factor — MEKNLTRISLIQKLQEDRNDESWNEFIDLYEGYIFTIAKKMNFCDDDCYDIMQTAFVKIWSKVNSFEHGGNAGQFRRWLAVITRNSGLNHIDKRKREQAKHDKFYDDQANYLNTVTEPEIEKMAEKEWAIYVTNLAWKNVQNDISQSQKEIFEMTLDGKNRPEIAEALEIPLNTVSVYKRRVTAILQKEIKRLEQNFN; from the coding sequence ATGGAAAAAAACTTAACTAGAATCAGCCTCATTCAAAAGTTGCAAGAAGATCGCAATGACGAATCTTGGAACGAATTTATCGACTTATACGAAGGCTATATCTTCACTATTGCGAAGAAAATGAACTTCTGTGATGACGATTGCTACGACATCATGCAAACGGCCTTTGTTAAAATCTGGTCTAAGGTGAATTCCTTTGAACATGGTGGTAATGCTGGACAATTCCGTCGCTGGCTCGCGGTTATCACGCGTAACTCTGGCCTCAATCACATCGATAAACGCAAACGTGAGCAGGCCAAACACGATAAGTTTTATGATGATCAAGCCAATTACCTCAACACGGTAACTGAACCCGAAATCGAAAAAATGGCTGAGAAAGAATGGGCCATCTATGTGACCAATTTGGCATGGAAAAATGTTCAAAATGACATCAGCCAGAGCCAAAAAGAAATTTTCGAAATGACCCTCGATGGCAAAAATCGCCCTGAGATTGCCGAAGCTTTAGAGATCCCTCTCAACACTGTGTCGGTTTACAAACGTCGAGTGACGGCCATTCTACAAAAAGAAATTAAACGCCTCGAGCAGAACTTTAATTAA
- a CDS encoding serine/threonine-protein kinase, whose product MPRNKQESLSQSVSEIDDRLGDLYQQLNHQEEYIEPDERYQVEDLMAQGGLKDIHKAFDCKASRYVAMAFPKDDSKESEEAFRREAQISALLEHSNIIPVYDMGWLKQPFFTMKLVQGESLNKAIYNQPLNKSLQVFIKICDAISYAHSRGVVHLDLKPDNVCIDNFGEVFVYDWGMALRLYIPEDDMNFLSPDIQGVSNECKGTPAFMAPEQLTPNKKVVDERTDIFSLGGLLYSILTKKVPFDIKSFNSKRELIAPSKRSPELHIDNGLVAVCLKAMSENPEQRYQTVDELRHEIDRYLDGFAPSAENASFLKTLSLLVRRHKKICVTVMIAFTIITTLIIGFITRLKISEQQILEALNVATEETARAEKERSRAESNQQKAEKALSEAQINFKMYLGEKKEREHLKDLSISNINSVFTEKWTYTRTLNQLNLALAAAPEDLKVLTNKIIFLIFYEKNEQAYQLYLKHNLEKQTFIKRILDEYIKYRRDDTAYYRQGYLHDDDFIKFISTIGSTESAWIARRIVHHRLSRPQPTERRLLLIREILKGTNAQQEKWNVQFNTNEGSVFTDLDLSGHENLSNLIALCGLKIGTLDLSDCGQVRLEDLNSSYIRKIIINGSEVESMESLQHLPGLEEVVLQKGQISAEEQDVLGKTYLQLKFTYVD is encoded by the coding sequence ATGCCCCGCAATAAGCAAGAAAGCTTGTCCCAATCGGTTTCCGAAATAGATGACCGCCTTGGAGACTTGTACCAACAGCTCAATCATCAGGAAGAATATATTGAGCCCGATGAGCGCTATCAGGTAGAAGATTTGATGGCTCAAGGCGGGTTAAAAGATATCCATAAGGCCTTTGATTGTAAAGCTTCGCGTTATGTGGCAATGGCCTTTCCAAAAGATGATTCAAAAGAGAGTGAAGAGGCTTTTCGTCGCGAAGCACAAATTAGTGCCTTGTTAGAGCACTCCAATATAATTCCAGTGTATGATATGGGTTGGTTGAAGCAGCCATTTTTCACGATGAAGTTAGTTCAAGGCGAGAGCTTAAACAAAGCCATTTATAATCAGCCACTCAATAAATCTCTACAAGTTTTTATCAAAATCTGTGATGCCATTTCCTATGCCCATTCACGTGGGGTGGTGCATTTAGATTTGAAGCCGGATAATGTTTGTATCGATAATTTTGGTGAAGTTTTTGTTTATGACTGGGGCATGGCCCTGCGACTCTACATTCCCGAAGATGACATGAACTTTTTGAGTCCAGATATCCAGGGAGTTTCAAACGAATGCAAGGGCACGCCCGCCTTTATGGCTCCCGAGCAGTTGACTCCCAACAAAAAAGTAGTGGATGAGCGCACAGATATTTTCTCTTTGGGAGGATTGCTCTATAGCATTCTCACAAAGAAAGTTCCTTTTGATATCAAGTCATTTAACTCAAAACGCGAACTCATTGCTCCCAGCAAGCGCAGTCCAGAGCTTCATATTGACAACGGCCTTGTCGCAGTGTGCCTCAAGGCGATGAGTGAGAATCCCGAGCAACGTTATCAAACAGTGGATGAATTGAGGCATGAAATCGATCGGTATCTCGATGGCTTTGCGCCGAGCGCAGAAAATGCCTCTTTCTTGAAAACCCTGAGCCTCTTGGTTCGTCGCCACAAAAAGATTTGTGTAACTGTGATGATTGCTTTCACGATTATTACGACCCTAATCATTGGCTTTATTACTCGTTTAAAAATTAGTGAACAACAAATTTTAGAAGCTCTCAATGTCGCGACGGAAGAAACTGCACGTGCCGAAAAAGAACGATCTCGTGCTGAGTCCAATCAGCAGAAAGCCGAAAAAGCTTTAAGCGAAGCTCAGATCAATTTTAAAATGTACCTAGGTGAGAAAAAAGAGCGCGAGCATTTAAAAGACCTTTCAATTTCTAATATCAACTCTGTTTTTACAGAGAAGTGGACTTACACACGGACGCTGAATCAATTAAACTTGGCCTTGGCAGCGGCACCAGAGGATTTAAAAGTTTTGACTAATAAAATCATTTTCCTGATTTTCTATGAAAAAAATGAACAGGCTTATCAGCTCTATCTCAAGCATAACTTGGAGAAACAAACGTTTATAAAAAGAATCTTGGATGAATACATTAAATACCGCCGAGATGATACGGCCTACTACCGACAAGGTTATTTGCACGACGATGATTTCATCAAATTTATTTCGACGATTGGCAGCACAGAATCAGCGTGGATTGCCCGACGTATTGTGCATCATCGCCTCAGTCGACCACAGCCAACTGAAAGGCGCCTTTTACTCATTCGTGAGATTCTAAAAGGAACGAATGCGCAACAAGAAAAGTGGAACGTTCAATTTAATACCAACGAGGGCTCGGTCTTTACAGACTTGGATTTAAGTGGGCATGAAAACTTATCGAATCTCATTGCTCTTTGCGGCCTGAAAATTGGGACGCTAGATTTGAGTGATTGCGGCCAGGTTAGATTAGAAGATTTAAATTCTTCTTACATACGAAAAATCATCATCAATGGTTCTGAAGTTGAATCAATGGAAAGCCTGCAGCATTTGCCTGGTTTAGAGGAAGTCGTATTGCAAAAGGGTCAAATATCAGCTGAAGAGCAAGATGTACTCGGCAAAACTTACTTACAGCTCAAGTTTACTTATGTGGATTAA
- a CDS encoding GH39 family glycosyl hydrolase, with protein sequence MSQAQAADTLPQLRINTEKNIESKSAFFALKANGHIKELMHFSELLIQGSSFIVVDKKGNSINLRLPDKIALKQNDNLISFQSHFKHEGEKVQFEGEISPQADQINFKYSLKCPSLETSHFVIQLNPKTYIGNTFKINERPYSYPKIESREENLWRTLVADTPLASFTASITKDKNFVLTPQSKTNLSVKYLHNRWQDNFSLYLSCEDRKSIQFSLRLPQSQENPYPLSRSQANLLSNGSFEVGTKDWGVSFSSLNNRSSYSSQVIPSPSGQRALVLDHRPVDAKYQQAFRKVKIQSEYVQIPARTPITFSFDVKSAAKVIHAKMIIRYQSAERIANAGTSSVTKYIRITPDWQRHSLSLRLPRGMNDAYSFGLEAQGQEHLEGSKIYFDGAAVRIGNSNEFTAEKELIIGADIPQKHNLFEFDQAFNLKTHIKNNSAQEQSLVAVAKIFDPYQKLVLNKKATFTIPAHQNNSDFLKDLQYQAKVLGPHKLILQIYRGNELLDQYQKAFGFIKSRPNKSLNTASKFGLHMGGENYQECLALASRIGFTWTRSGAFYNSWRAYQPSKLAWNQKFMDRNLAIIEDHEKLAMTPIVTLGVQTPRWASSAPASSPEYSLYPPTQDKYADFGEYVKKLTQSFGKRIHAYEIWNEPNTSVFYRGTPKEFAGLIDASCENISAHNPEAKIIGFGLTHYGESASGFMLNSLKHTQSNQLDGVSFHPYSDDRLSPEKTRVQTQFEWIQKDIKKSQLNSNLELWATEFGWFAPHQFSKEFTPYKNASVAKRLISEQECARFYIQMVNTSFAYGLDKLFYFIFQEGSMSNRWFHGFVGPNAEFLKAPYYAASTAIKNLDFKTCLGQERFESGLVLTRYKEDMSVLWNHTDHMFKIQTMTPLQCEDIYGNEFTLNPIDGTTTLLIGEDPIYVKSLLSPNQITSL encoded by the coding sequence ATGAGTCAAGCTCAAGCAGCTGACACCCTCCCTCAACTTCGCATTAACACAGAAAAAAATATTGAATCCAAAAGTGCCTTTTTTGCCCTCAAAGCGAATGGGCACATCAAGGAGCTCATGCACTTTTCTGAGCTTCTCATCCAAGGCAGTAGTTTTATCGTTGTCGATAAAAAAGGCAACAGTATTAATTTGCGCTTACCTGATAAAATTGCGCTCAAACAAAACGATAATTTGATTAGCTTCCAAAGCCATTTTAAACACGAAGGCGAAAAAGTGCAGTTCGAGGGTGAAATTAGTCCTCAGGCTGATCAGATCAATTTCAAATACAGCCTCAAATGTCCCTCATTAGAGACCAGCCATTTTGTCATTCAACTCAATCCAAAAACATATATTGGCAACACTTTCAAAATTAATGAACGCCCATACTCCTACCCGAAAATTGAGAGTCGTGAAGAAAACCTTTGGCGTACCCTTGTGGCAGACACCCCACTCGCTAGCTTCACAGCATCCATTACAAAAGATAAGAATTTTGTTCTCACTCCTCAATCGAAAACTAATTTATCGGTCAAGTATCTGCACAACCGTTGGCAAGACAATTTTTCCCTGTATTTATCTTGCGAGGATCGCAAAAGTATTCAATTTTCTTTGCGTTTACCACAATCCCAAGAGAATCCTTACCCTCTAAGCCGTTCACAAGCTAACCTCCTCAGCAACGGAAGTTTTGAGGTCGGCACCAAAGATTGGGGTGTCAGTTTTTCGAGCCTCAACAATCGCTCATCTTACTCAAGCCAAGTGATCCCTAGCCCCTCTGGTCAACGCGCCCTTGTGCTTGACCATCGCCCCGTCGACGCAAAATATCAACAGGCTTTCCGTAAAGTCAAAATCCAAAGTGAATATGTCCAAATTCCGGCGCGCACCCCCATCACCTTTTCTTTTGATGTAAAAAGTGCAGCAAAAGTTATTCATGCCAAAATGATTATTCGCTATCAATCAGCCGAACGCATTGCCAATGCCGGAACGAGTTCGGTGACAAAATATATTCGTATCACTCCTGATTGGCAACGCCATAGCCTCTCTCTTCGACTCCCTCGCGGCATGAATGACGCTTACAGTTTTGGTCTTGAGGCCCAAGGTCAAGAACATTTGGAGGGGAGTAAAATTTATTTTGATGGCGCGGCAGTTCGCATCGGAAACTCAAATGAATTCACTGCCGAAAAAGAGCTCATTATTGGTGCTGACATCCCTCAAAAACACAACTTATTTGAGTTCGATCAAGCCTTTAATTTAAAAACTCATATTAAGAATAATTCTGCTCAAGAACAAAGTCTTGTGGCCGTAGCTAAAATTTTCGATCCCTACCAAAAGCTTGTTTTGAATAAAAAAGCCACTTTCACGATCCCCGCTCATCAAAACAATTCAGATTTTTTAAAGGATTTGCAATATCAAGCAAAAGTTTTGGGCCCCCATAAACTTATCTTGCAAATTTACAGAGGAAATGAACTTCTTGATCAGTACCAAAAGGCTTTCGGTTTTATCAAGAGTCGCCCCAATAAATCTCTAAATACCGCCTCCAAGTTTGGCCTTCACATGGGAGGAGAAAACTACCAAGAATGCCTCGCACTCGCTTCGCGAATTGGTTTTACTTGGACGCGTAGTGGCGCCTTTTATAATTCTTGGAGAGCTTATCAGCCGAGTAAGCTCGCTTGGAATCAAAAGTTTATGGATCGAAACCTCGCCATCATAGAGGATCACGAAAAGCTGGCTATGACCCCGATTGTCACTCTTGGAGTTCAAACTCCTAGATGGGCCTCCAGTGCGCCTGCATCATCTCCTGAGTATAGCCTCTATCCGCCGACTCAGGATAAGTATGCTGACTTCGGTGAATATGTAAAAAAACTCACTCAAAGCTTTGGCAAACGAATTCATGCTTACGAGATTTGGAACGAGCCCAACACCAGTGTTTTTTATCGTGGAACTCCAAAAGAATTTGCTGGCCTAATTGATGCCTCATGCGAAAATATTTCAGCACATAATCCCGAGGCAAAAATCATTGGCTTTGGCTTAACCCACTATGGGGAAAGCGCTTCGGGTTTTATGCTTAATAGCCTAAAGCATACTCAGTCCAATCAGCTAGACGGGGTCTCCTTCCACCCCTATTCTGATGATCGCCTCAGCCCAGAAAAAACACGAGTTCAAACACAATTTGAGTGGATTCAAAAAGACATTAAAAAAAGCCAACTCAATTCGAATCTCGAACTCTGGGCAACTGAATTTGGCTGGTTTGCTCCGCACCAATTTTCAAAAGAGTTTACCCCTTACAAAAATGCGAGTGTCGCAAAACGACTTATTTCTGAACAGGAATGTGCTCGTTTTTATATCCAAATGGTGAACACTTCTTTTGCCTATGGACTCGATAAACTCTTTTATTTCATCTTTCAAGAAGGCTCCATGAGCAATCGCTGGTTTCACGGTTTTGTGGGTCCCAATGCCGAATTCTTAAAAGCACCTTACTACGCTGCATCAACTGCCATTAAAAATTTAGATTTCAAAACTTGCTTGGGTCAGGAAAGATTTGAATCAGGCTTAGTACTCACTCGCTATAAAGAAGACATGAGCGTCTTGTGGAACCATACAGATCATATGTTCAAAATCCAGACTATGACTCCCCTGCAATGTGAGGATATATATGGCAATGAATTCACCCTCAATCCTATCGATGGCACTACGACTCTACTTATTGGCGAAGATCCGATCTACGTCAAATCACTCCTTTCACCTAATCAAATCACCTCACTTTAA
- a CDS encoding sulfatase, with product MKYLLLSFFLIFSTFAYEQKPNLLFIIMDDLNDLPIGSPLGNSIKTPHMDRLAKRGVSFTNAHTNDPICAPSRSSMLYGLYPQTSGMFWFEKIKDRKVLRESVDFPAHLKNNNYDVFGTGKIYHGGAPQKSFKSYGIRTNFGPHPVNGDPFMAHHPKQDYLFEKFPDLGYKWEQTFGPLEDVPDWSHLPNGKKGWFLGKTPWSLKEGHNRDLLPDEISAEFCKKILAQKHEKNFALLAGLVRTHTPLYAPKEYFDRFPLDSIVVPENIAIDQFAPSIADTSRYGFQRYQFLMQEKDLLKKWIQAYLACVAFVDDQIGSILDALDKSEYADNTIVILTSDHGFHMGDKQFIYKQSLWDGATRVPLIISGLKGMAQDKKCTQPVSLIDIYPTIIDTLKLSKNPNRAKSTAQLDGHSLKPLLQDPQGDWQGPSVAISALPGKDHSMKRVYEGAMRPHFSVRSEDFRYTLSSAGEEELFHYKKDPLETQNLSEQAEYKEIKAQLKKQLIALRDGDNWIDLNSKQEAKDFEIDINSNQAHLPLTISPQISIPNGNQNSNTWRIRLEGKRLEIWLNNKLVKDEILAADHAYTIQPAGASTQTRFRKL from the coding sequence ATGAAATATTTACTCCTCAGTTTTTTTCTGATTTTCAGTACTTTTGCCTATGAACAAAAGCCTAATTTACTCTTCATCATCATGGATGACCTCAATGATCTACCTATCGGCAGCCCTTTGGGTAACTCGATAAAAACTCCCCATATGGATCGCCTTGCCAAGCGTGGTGTCAGCTTTACCAATGCTCATACCAACGACCCCATTTGTGCTCCGTCAAGATCGAGCATGCTCTACGGCCTCTACCCTCAAACAAGCGGTATGTTCTGGTTTGAAAAAATCAAGGATCGAAAAGTCCTTCGCGAGAGTGTAGATTTCCCCGCTCACCTCAAAAATAATAATTACGATGTTTTTGGAACCGGGAAAATTTACCATGGCGGGGCTCCACAAAAATCCTTTAAGTCATACGGTATTCGTACGAACTTTGGTCCCCACCCCGTCAATGGCGACCCCTTTATGGCTCATCATCCCAAACAAGATTATCTCTTTGAAAAATTTCCTGATCTTGGCTACAAATGGGAGCAGACTTTTGGCCCCTTAGAAGACGTCCCCGATTGGTCGCATTTACCCAATGGCAAAAAAGGTTGGTTCCTCGGAAAAACACCTTGGTCTCTCAAAGAAGGTCACAATCGCGATCTCTTACCTGACGAAATCTCTGCTGAATTCTGCAAAAAAATCCTCGCGCAAAAACACGAAAAAAACTTTGCTCTACTCGCGGGCTTAGTCCGAACGCACACTCCGCTCTATGCACCCAAAGAGTACTTCGATCGCTTCCCGCTCGACTCTATTGTCGTACCGGAGAATATCGCCATAGATCAGTTTGCCCCATCGATTGCCGATACGAGCCGCTATGGCTTTCAACGCTACCAATTCCTGATGCAGGAAAAAGATCTCCTCAAAAAATGGATTCAGGCTTACTTGGCCTGTGTTGCCTTTGTGGACGATCAAATCGGCAGCATACTCGACGCCTTGGATAAATCGGAATACGCCGATAATACCATCGTCATTCTCACTTCAGATCACGGCTTCCATATGGGTGACAAACAATTTATTTACAAGCAGAGTCTTTGGGATGGTGCAACTCGGGTACCTCTGATTATTAGCGGACTCAAAGGCATGGCTCAGGATAAAAAATGCACACAACCCGTTTCTCTCATCGATATTTATCCCACTATCATTGATACACTCAAGCTAAGTAAAAATCCTAATCGCGCCAAAAGTACAGCTCAACTTGATGGCCATAGCCTAAAACCTTTGCTGCAAGATCCACAAGGAGATTGGCAAGGACCATCTGTTGCGATTTCCGCATTACCTGGCAAAGATCATAGTATGAAACGAGTTTACGAAGGTGCCATGCGCCCTCACTTTTCTGTACGCTCAGAAGACTTTCGCTATACTTTAAGTTCTGCCGGTGAAGAAGAATTATTTCATTACAAAAAAGATCCTCTCGAAACTCAAAACCTCTCCGAACAAGCTGAATACAAAGAGATCAAAGCTCAACTCAAAAAACAGCTCATCGCTCTGCGCGATGGTGATAATTGGATAGATCTCAACTCAAAGCAAGAAGCTAAAGATTTTGAAATCGACATCAATTCTAATCAAGCTCACTTACCTTTAACTATTTCACCTCAAATCTCTATTCCAAATGGAAATCAAAACTCAAATACTTGGCGTATACGCCTCGAGGGAAAACGATTGGAAATATGGCTCAATAATAAGCTCGTCAAAGACGAAATCCTTGCCGCTGATCATGCTTATACAATTCAGCCTGCAGGTGCGTCCACACAAACACGCTTTCGCAAGCTTTAA
- a CDS encoding PDDEXK nuclease domain-containing protein, giving the protein MSDLLKDDNYQNWLKVIVGKIKEAQIKVASVANSSLILFYWELGRLVVEKQSESSWGDKVIDQLSQDLQKTFPDLKGLSRSNIKYCKRFYLFYTAKGIGQQAVDQLLKEHLVQVPWGHNIQVFTKAKNLDEAQYYLNQSRENAWSRDVLALQIKSNLYGREGKALSNFQQTLPAPQSDLAQQTLKDPYVFDFLTMTQPYNERDIELQLTEHITKFLLELGKGFAFVGRQYHLEVGDSDYYLDLLFYHIKLKCYVVVELKNTKFIPEYAGKLNFYLSAVDSLLKGEDDKPTIGILLCRDKNKIETEFALRDMKKPMGVSEFTLSEVLPEELKSSLPTIEEIELDMKNLENRHDA; this is encoded by the coding sequence ATGAGTGACTTATTGAAAGATGACAATTACCAAAACTGGTTAAAGGTCATAGTTGGAAAAATTAAAGAGGCACAAATTAAAGTTGCTTCTGTTGCTAATAGTTCTTTGATTCTTTTTTACTGGGAGTTGGGTCGTTTGGTCGTGGAGAAGCAATCTGAAAGTTCTTGGGGCGACAAGGTTATAGATCAGCTTTCTCAGGACTTACAAAAAACATTTCCTGATTTAAAGGGTTTGTCTCGATCCAATATAAAATACTGTAAGCGCTTTTATCTTTTCTATACAGCTAAGGGAATTGGTCAACAGGCTGTTGACCAATTACTAAAAGAGCATCTAGTGCAAGTTCCCTGGGGCCACAATATTCAGGTTTTTACCAAAGCAAAAAATCTAGATGAAGCGCAGTATTATTTGAATCAAAGTCGCGAAAATGCTTGGAGTCGGGATGTATTGGCATTGCAAATAAAATCGAATTTGTACGGACGGGAAGGTAAAGCTTTGAGTAACTTTCAGCAAACTTTGCCCGCACCGCAATCCGACCTAGCTCAGCAAACCTTGAAAGACCCTTATGTCTTTGATTTTTTGACGATGACTCAACCCTACAATGAAAGGGATATAGAACTACAGTTAACAGAGCACATCACCAAATTTCTGTTAGAGCTAGGCAAGGGCTTTGCTTTTGTTGGGCGGCAGTATCATTTAGAAGTGGGTGATTCGGATTATTATCTGGATCTACTTTTTTATCATATAAAGCTAAAATGTTATGTGGTGGTGGAACTTAAAAATACTAAGTTTATCCCGGAGTACGCGGGTAAACTGAATTTTTACCTTTCGGCAGTGGATAGTTTGTTGAAGGGAGAGGATGATAAGCCGACGATAGGTATCTTACTCTGTCGCGATAAGAACAAAATCGAAACTGAATTTGCTCTGCGGGATATGAAAAAACCTATGGGCGTGAGTGAATTTACTTTGAGTGAGGTTTTGCCAGAAGAATTGAAGTCTTCTTTACCGACAATAGAAGAGATTGAATTGGATATGAAGAATTTGGAAAATAGGCACGATGCTTAG